From Methanomassiliicoccales archaeon LGM-RCC1, one genomic window encodes:
- a CDS encoding proteasome-activating nucleotidase, which translates to MNNDETILERNEVDSGFTDEVAELKAKIVTLEDRNVRLVEDLRNAENEKRYAEGELFRLQKDLARIRGEMERLKTPPLIVGNLRDVLPNNRAVVKSSTGPDFVVAISDYIDPKSLIPGSRVTMNKQTLAVMEVIQSSVDPIVSGAEVLEKPNVTYDDIGGLKQQMLELREAVEDPLLRPELYAKIGIEPPKGVLLVGPPGTGKTLMAKAVANATDATFIRLVGSELVQKYIGEGARLVRDLFELAKEKAPSIIFIDELDSVGAKRLDVATSGDREVQRTLMQLLSELDGFTAINNVKIIGATNRPDILDDALLRPGRFDRIIDVGLPDLEARTQIFDINIKHMNVDKKVKANKLAEITEGLSGAEIKNLCTEAGMLAIRDSRNKATEADFLAAKEKVMEAGRNKTNPAPAYMFQ; encoded by the coding sequence ATGAACAACGACGAGACCATCCTGGAAAGAAACGAAGTCGATTCAGGATTCACCGATGAGGTAGCGGAACTCAAAGCAAAGATCGTCACGCTGGAGGACAGGAATGTCAGGCTGGTGGAGGATCTCCGCAACGCTGAGAACGAGAAGCGCTACGCTGAAGGAGAGCTGTTCAGGCTCCAGAAGGACCTGGCAAGGATCAGGGGAGAGATGGAGAGGCTCAAGACGCCCCCGCTCATAGTGGGAAACCTCCGCGACGTGCTCCCTAACAACCGTGCGGTCGTCAAGAGCTCCACAGGACCTGATTTCGTCGTCGCCATTTCAGATTACATCGATCCGAAGTCGCTCATTCCCGGATCAAGGGTCACCATGAACAAGCAGACGCTTGCCGTCATGGAGGTCATCCAGTCCTCGGTCGACCCGATCGTTTCCGGAGCCGAGGTCCTTGAGAAGCCCAACGTGACCTACGATGACATCGGAGGACTCAAGCAGCAGATGCTCGAGCTCCGTGAGGCAGTCGAGGATCCGCTGCTCAGACCTGAGCTCTACGCCAAGATCGGTATAGAGCCTCCGAAGGGAGTCCTGCTCGTAGGACCTCCGGGAACCGGAAAGACCCTGATGGCCAAGGCCGTGGCCAACGCCACCGATGCCACATTCATCAGGCTTGTCGGATCTGAACTCGTCCAGAAGTACATCGGAGAGGGAGCAAGGCTCGTCCGCGACCTGTTCGAGCTGGCCAAGGAGAAGGCACCCAGCATCATATTCATCGACGAGCTGGATTCCGTCGGAGCCAAGAGGCTGGACGTTGCGACTTCAGGAGACAGGGAGGTCCAGAGGACACTCATGCAGCTCCTGTCCGAACTGGACGGATTCACTGCGATCAACAATGTCAAGATCATCGGAGCCACCAACAGGCCCGACATCCTGGACGATGCCCTGCTGAGGCCCGGAAGATTCGACCGTATCATCGACGTCGGACTGCCCGATCTCGAGGCCAGGACTCAGATATTCGACATCAACATCAAGCACATGAACGTTGACAAGAAGGTCAAGGCCAACAAGCTCGCGGAGATCACCGAGGGACTGTCCGGGGCCGAGATCAAGAACCTGTGCACCGAGGCGGGAATGCTCGCCATCAGGGACAGCAGGAACAAGGCCACCGAGGCAGACTTCCTAGCTGCCAAGGAGAAGGTCATGGAAGCAGGAAGGAACAAGACCAACCCTGCTCCCGCCTACATGTTCCAATAA
- a CDS encoding ATP/GTP-binding protein, translated as MKFLFFIGTAGSGKSTLVGAFKQWCDDSAVDAVVVNMDPGADALPYTADVDIREWINLSEVMKEYNLGPNGAQIVAADLMAVNINKMIDVISGYDTDYVLIDTPGQLELFAFRESSNVLIDAFGREDSMLVYLSDPSLSRSPNGFVTAMVLGALAQFRLQIPMINLLSKSDTLSDDDEQRMLDWYVVPDSLYGDLLDADNNPETVVGMELFKAMENTGVFGEMRSVSSETGTGLEEIYAAAQLVFYGGDDSKRE; from the coding sequence TTGAAATTCCTGTTTTTTATCGGAACTGCTGGCAGTGGAAAGAGCACGTTGGTCGGAGCATTCAAACAATGGTGCGATGACTCGGCAGTTGATGCGGTTGTCGTGAACATGGATCCCGGAGCGGATGCCCTGCCTTACACTGCAGATGTCGACATCAGGGAATGGATCAACCTCAGCGAGGTCATGAAGGAGTACAATCTCGGTCCCAACGGTGCGCAGATCGTAGCAGCGGACCTGATGGCCGTTAACATCAACAAGATGATCGACGTGATCTCGGGATATGACACGGACTATGTCCTGATCGATACCCCCGGACAGCTGGAGTTGTTCGCCTTCAGGGAGTCCTCCAACGTCCTCATCGATGCGTTCGGAAGGGAGGATTCCATGCTGGTCTACCTATCCGACCCGTCCCTTAGTAGATCCCCGAACGGATTCGTCACGGCCATGGTTCTCGGAGCGCTGGCACAGTTCAGACTGCAGATCCCGATGATCAATCTCCTATCCAAATCGGACACCCTTTCCGATGACGACGAGCAGAGGATGCTAGATTGGTACGTCGTGCCCGATTCGCTCTACGGCGACCTGTTGGACGCGGATAACAATCCCGAGACCGTTGTCGGAATGGAGCTCTTCAAGGCCATGGAGAATACCGGTGTCTTCGGTGAGATGCGTTCGGTTTCCTCGGAGACCGGAACAGGCCTGGAGGAGATCTACGCTGCTGCGCAGCTTGTCTTCTACGGCGGAGACGACAGCAAGAGAGAGTGA
- a CDS encoding DUF998 domain-containing protein encodes MVTKTRSAAPYAFAGILVGALTPIAFAISAFIDGFWEFDLNTLSDLGISHSALAANIFNYTCMIAGLFIVIHSIGKIKAYEGAACGGAVVLFFCGILLAAIGLFTKDTAYHIPIACTYFFLILITVIISAITDYRSGKVVSAAATGALVVIVFASMPGFQLGGIEVIAVLAMCIWMITQSLSLAFSKG; translated from the coding sequence ATGGTTACTAAAACAAGGAGCGCGGCGCCTTACGCGTTTGCCGGAATCCTTGTCGGAGCACTTACTCCCATCGCATTCGCGATCTCCGCCTTCATAGACGGCTTTTGGGAATTCGACTTGAACACGCTCTCCGACCTCGGCATATCGCACTCGGCTCTTGCGGCCAACATATTCAACTACACCTGCATGATCGCAGGTTTGTTTATCGTCATCCATTCGATTGGAAAAATCAAGGCCTATGAAGGGGCTGCATGCGGAGGAGCGGTCGTACTGTTCTTCTGTGGAATTCTGCTCGCAGCTATCGGCTTGTTCACCAAGGACACGGCTTACCACATCCCCATTGCCTGCACATACTTCTTCCTGATCCTCATCACGGTCATCATCAGTGCAATAACTGATTATCGCTCAGGAAAAGTCGTCAGCGCTGCAGCAACCGGAGCTCTCGTGGTCATCGTCTTCGCCTCGATGCCTGGATTCCAGCTCGGCGGAATTGAGGTAATAGCAGTCTTGGCCATGTGCATCTGGATGATCACCCAGAGCCTCTCGCTGGCTTTCAGTAAGGGTTAA
- a CDS encoding DUF120 domain-containing protein produces MDEKFAFALRKLALLGALDDYISISSRELGDSLDMSQQSASKRILELIDDGYITRDLGTRRQRIKITPKGVELMKKEYTEYRRIFERTDHLNIHGEVASGMGEGGYYICQEGYLKQFKEKLGFSPFQGTFNVRIYPEEIGKIDIVRNTAGIMIDGFTNEGRSFGNVIAYKASIHNIECAIIVPERSHYVDILEIIAPCSVRRTLSLSDGDRIDVKVKL; encoded by the coding sequence ATGGATGAGAAGTTTGCGTTCGCCCTCCGCAAGTTGGCTTTGTTGGGAGCACTGGATGATTACATATCCATTTCCTCCAGGGAATTGGGCGATTCGCTCGATATGAGTCAGCAATCCGCATCCAAGAGGATCCTCGAACTGATCGATGACGGTTACATCACCAGGGACCTGGGGACCAGAAGACAGCGCATCAAGATCACTCCCAAAGGTGTCGAGCTCATGAAGAAGGAGTACACCGAATACCGCCGTATCTTCGAGCGCACCGACCACCTCAACATCCATGGGGAGGTCGCATCGGGAATGGGCGAGGGCGGCTACTACATCTGTCAGGAAGGCTACCTGAAGCAGTTCAAGGAGAAACTCGGGTTCAGCCCCTTCCAGGGAACCTTCAACGTCCGCATCTACCCCGAGGAGATCGGTAAGATCGACATCGTCAGGAACACCGCCGGGATCATGATCGACGGTTTCACCAACGAGGGCAGAAGCTTCGGCAACGTGATCGCATACAAGGCATCCATCCACAACATCGAATGCGCCATCATCGTGCCTGAGAGGTCGCATTACGTCGACATCCTGGAGATCATAGCGCCTTGCAGCGTGAGGAGAACCCTCAGCCTGAGCGACGGCGACAGGATAGACGTGAAAGTAAAACTGTGA
- the purQ gene encoding phosphoribosylformylglycinamidine synthase subunit PurQ — protein sequence MKAEDVKVCVIRIEGTNCEDEMANAFKMVGAQAEKVHLKQLLGQAPAEMRRSLEDYDALAFPGGFSAGDYVRAGAIFAARIKAGIGSDVKKFVESGKPVLGVCNGFQILVEMGLLPAIEETMSAEPQAALYNNVSGRFECRPTILRNDNRGKCVFTSKVPAKKTLMIPSAHGEGNLMSMDPDFVQKLEDNDQIVFRYVRPDGSDADYPWNPNGSPSDIAGICNPAGNVMGMMPHPERVMTRFTHPDWTRGYDTEEGDGRCVFESVMKYLEKL from the coding sequence ATGAAGGCAGAGGATGTCAAGGTATGCGTCATACGCATCGAAGGAACGAACTGCGAGGATGAGATGGCCAACGCTTTCAAGATGGTCGGAGCCCAGGCGGAGAAGGTCCATCTGAAGCAGCTGCTCGGTCAGGCCCCTGCAGAGATGAGGCGCAGTTTGGAGGACTACGACGCACTCGCATTCCCCGGAGGATTCTCCGCCGGAGACTACGTACGTGCAGGTGCGATATTCGCAGCCAGGATCAAGGCCGGTATCGGCAGCGACGTCAAGAAGTTCGTGGAGTCGGGCAAGCCCGTCCTCGGAGTCTGCAACGGATTCCAGATCCTCGTCGAGATGGGACTTCTACCCGCAATCGAGGAGACCATGTCCGCAGAGCCCCAGGCGGCCCTGTACAACAACGTCTCCGGAAGGTTCGAGTGCCGTCCCACGATCCTCAGGAACGACAACAGGGGCAAGTGCGTCTTCACAAGCAAGGTGCCTGCCAAGAAGACCCTGATGATCCCCTCCGCTCACGGAGAAGGGAACCTGATGAGCATGGATCCTGATTTCGTGCAGAAGCTGGAGGACAACGACCAGATCGTCTTCAGGTACGTCCGTCCCGACGGTTCCGACGCCGATTATCCGTGGAACCCCAACGGTTCCCCCTCGGACATCGCGGGAATATGCAACCCTGCCGGTAACGTCATGGGAATGATGCCCCATCCGGAGCGTGTGATGACAAGGTTCACTCACCCTGACTGGACAAGGGGATACGACACGGAGGAAGGAGACGGCAGATGCGTCTTCGAGTCCGTGATGAAGTATCTCGAGAAACTTTAA
- the purL gene encoding phosphoribosylformylglycinamidine synthase subunit PurL, with protein sequence MADLMIKRDVPFPLYDVAILDATDDQLKQVSADMALGLSVDEMKVVRDYFKKEGRNPTDVELQSLGQAWSEHCCYKSSKPILKEFVFGLDREDILSRGDAGVMVFDDDYGYCLRIESHNHPSAVEPYGGAATGIGGILRDVVCMGAQPIGLADPLCFGPIDYSGEIPPGTKHPRYLVNGVVSGIRDYGNRCGIPTITGGFFFDEKYTGNCLVNVACLGIVKRKDLANNFAGGPGEVMILIGGRTGRDGIHGVNFASADLTATSDEDSRGAVQLGDPITKEPVMHACFEVNAKHLITGMKDLGGGGLSCVVGEMALEAGCGADVDLEKVPIKEPGLAPWEIWVSESQERMMCTCKPENVEKVLEIFDMWDVLATPVARTTDIRHTRLFWEGELIFDMDLEFLTGGPVYNRPYTLPKVSSKQNEKFPKLPSDKEVILKLLSDFNVASKEWAIRQYDHEVRASTAIHPMVGKLNETGPGDASVLLPVPGSKRGLAAAVGCNPWFCEADPYKGGMAAIDETCRNIVAVGAMPNAFTDCLNFGNPEIPERLGVFREAVRGLGEIARELNIPIPSGNVSLYNEAPGGKHILPTPMLLGCGIIDDVTKAVTADFKRAGSCIFIVGKTKDEMGASLLFRKFGGVEGEVPGVDIPALKRNMANLLKAMDKRLVLSCHDCSDGGLAVAVAEMCISGQIGAELDLSAMEGELSRKLYSESNSRWIVEVDGKDATEFTKIMGDDAQIIGITKGDELKIKDNGTVITVEEMRKAWNDPIWNIMGGASQ encoded by the coding sequence ATGGCAGATCTGATGATCAAGCGCGATGTCCCCTTCCCGCTCTACGACGTCGCAATCCTAGATGCCACGGACGACCAGCTGAAGCAGGTCTCCGCAGACATGGCCTTGGGATTGTCCGTGGACGAGATGAAGGTGGTCCGCGATTATTTCAAGAAGGAGGGTAGGAATCCCACAGATGTGGAGCTCCAGTCCCTCGGACAGGCATGGAGCGAGCACTGCTGCTACAAGAGCAGCAAACCCATCCTCAAGGAGTTCGTATTCGGACTGGACAGGGAGGATATCCTCTCCAGGGGAGATGCCGGGGTCATGGTCTTCGATGACGACTACGGCTACTGTCTGAGGATAGAGAGTCACAACCACCCCTCCGCTGTCGAGCCCTACGGAGGAGCAGCGACGGGAATCGGAGGAATCCTGAGGGATGTCGTGTGCATGGGAGCGCAGCCCATCGGTCTGGCGGATCCCCTGTGCTTCGGACCCATAGACTACAGCGGGGAGATCCCTCCGGGAACAAAGCACCCCAGATACCTTGTCAACGGTGTCGTGTCCGGAATCAGGGACTACGGTAACCGCTGCGGTATCCCTACGATAACAGGCGGATTCTTCTTTGATGAGAAGTACACAGGCAACTGCCTCGTGAACGTGGCATGCCTCGGAATCGTAAAGAGGAAGGACCTGGCCAACAACTTCGCCGGAGGGCCCGGCGAGGTAATGATCCTCATCGGAGGACGCACCGGACGTGACGGAATTCACGGAGTCAACTTCGCATCCGCGGACCTTACAGCCACCTCGGATGAGGACTCCAGGGGAGCCGTCCAGCTGGGAGACCCCATCACAAAGGAACCGGTCATGCACGCATGCTTCGAGGTCAACGCCAAGCATCTCATCACCGGAATGAAGGACCTCGGAGGCGGAGGACTGAGCTGCGTCGTCGGAGAGATGGCGCTGGAAGCCGGATGCGGAGCGGATGTGGACCTGGAGAAGGTCCCGATCAAGGAGCCCGGACTTGCACCCTGGGAGATATGGGTGTCGGAGTCGCAGGAGCGTATGATGTGCACCTGTAAGCCCGAGAACGTGGAGAAGGTCCTGGAGATCTTCGATATGTGGGATGTGCTGGCCACACCCGTGGCAAGGACCACTGATATTAGGCACACCCGCCTGTTCTGGGAAGGAGAGCTCATCTTCGACATGGACTTGGAGTTCCTCACAGGAGGACCGGTCTACAACAGGCCTTACACGCTGCCCAAGGTGTCCTCCAAGCAGAACGAGAAGTTCCCCAAGCTGCCCTCTGACAAGGAGGTCATCCTCAAACTGTTGTCCGATTTCAATGTAGCATCCAAGGAGTGGGCCATCAGGCAGTATGACCACGAGGTCCGCGCCAGCACGGCCATCCACCCGATGGTCGGAAAGCTCAATGAGACCGGTCCCGGAGACGCGTCCGTTCTCCTGCCGGTGCCCGGAAGCAAGAGGGGGCTGGCAGCTGCAGTCGGCTGCAACCCTTGGTTCTGCGAGGCAGACCCCTACAAGGGAGGAATGGCAGCCATCGATGAGACGTGCAGGAACATCGTCGCCGTAGGCGCGATGCCCAACGCATTCACGGACTGTCTCAACTTCGGAAACCCCGAGATCCCGGAGAGGCTCGGAGTCTTCAGGGAGGCGGTCAGGGGATTAGGTGAGATCGCCAGGGAGCTCAACATCCCGATCCCTTCAGGAAACGTCAGTCTCTACAACGAGGCTCCTGGAGGAAAGCACATCCTGCCCACGCCCATGCTGTTGGGATGCGGAATCATCGACGACGTGACCAAAGCCGTCACCGCCGACTTCAAGAGGGCCGGAAGCTGCATATTCATAGTCGGAAAGACGAAGGACGAGATGGGGGCATCCCTGCTCTTCCGCAAGTTCGGAGGAGTGGAGGGAGAGGTCCCCGGAGTCGACATCCCTGCGCTGAAGAGGAACATGGCCAATCTGCTGAAGGCGATGGACAAGAGGCTCGTCCTCAGCTGCCACGACTGTTCCGACGGAGGACTCGCCGTGGCCGTGGCCGAGATGTGCATCTCCGGTCAGATCGGAGCGGAACTCGACCTTTCAGCCATGGAGGGCGAGCTCAGCAGGAAGCTCTACTCCGAGAGCAACAGCCGTTGGATCGTCGAGGTCGACGGCAAGGATGCGACGGAGTTCACCAAGATCATGGGCGACGATGCCCAGATAATCGGAATCACCAAGGGTGATGAGTTGAAGATCAAGGACAACGGAACGGTCATCACCGTCGAGGAGATGAGGAAGGCCTGGAACGATCCCATTTGGAACATCATGGGAGGTGCTTCCCAATGA
- the purS gene encoding phosphoribosylformylglycinamidine synthase subunit PurS yields the protein MAVLEIRIELKKGVADPEGKNTKKTLESLGFEGLGEVRFVKLFEVEVDLPPEEAKKAGEEMCRKLLANPVIQNYKVAVR from the coding sequence ATGGCTGTACTAGAGATCAGAATCGAGCTCAAGAAAGGCGTTGCCGATCCTGAAGGCAAGAACACTAAGAAGACATTGGAATCCCTCGGTTTCGAGGGGCTCGGCGAGGTCAGGTTCGTCAAGCTCTTCGAGGTGGAGGTGGACCTTCCTCCCGAAGAGGCCAAGAAGGCTGGGGAGGAGATGTGCAGGAAGCTCTTGGCGAACCCTGTCATCCAGAACTACAAGGTCGCAGTGAGATGA
- a CDS encoding CDC48 family AAA ATPase produces MADSIVLKVAMPERQTESGYGRARMDSASRRKLGLELGDTVEIIGKRSVVAKVFPCGIDQEGQGLIAIDGLARTNAGVSIDENVTVKKCIPAEAESVMLYPNIPEGKKIRFGKDIEEIFKSGLQGRPLMMGTDIIVPNVALMGNRSTFNVASTTPRGPVIVTKKTKFTVKDMAQKQTERTARGKVTYDDVGGLDDELKRIREMVELPLKHPELFERLGIGAPKGVLLYGPPGTGKTLIAEAVANESGATLFSVRGPEIIGQFYGQSEERLRDIFKEASDHTPSIIFLDEIDSIAPNRDSVAGEVERRVVAQLLTLMDGLGDRGNVIVVAATNREDSIDSALRRPGRFDREIEIGIPGRKARCDILNVHLRDMPLTEDVSVDALAGLTQGFVGADLAALCREAAMKCVRSHMKDLDLDKPIPMDVLEDMKVTLNDFKDALTEVEPSGMREVLVEIPKVTWEDVGGLDDVRAQIEEAFIPEEGNKSYERLGIEPAKGVLLYGPPGTGKTLIAKAIANEAGANFITVNGPEVASKWLGESERAIRQIFKRAKQMAPCIIFFDEIDSIAPIRGGEDGSSWERVVAQMLTSMDGVESLNNVMVMAATNRPDMIDPALLRPGRFDKLVLVGKPDEKARWHILKVHTRKMPLKDVDLEFVASKTDGYVGADLAALCREAGLVAYREDHDSEYITMDHFMAALEKISPSVDSNMFANYEKMGKDIKKRRASWDNIPFYG; encoded by the coding sequence ATGGCAGATTCGATTGTTCTCAAGGTGGCGATGCCCGAACGTCAGACGGAGTCAGGATACGGCCGTGCAAGGATGGATTCAGCATCCCGCCGCAAGCTCGGTCTGGAGCTAGGTGACACCGTTGAGATAATCGGAAAGAGGTCTGTCGTGGCCAAGGTCTTCCCCTGCGGGATAGATCAGGAAGGCCAGGGCCTGATAGCCATCGACGGACTGGCCAGGACCAACGCCGGGGTGAGCATAGACGAGAACGTCACGGTGAAGAAATGCATCCCCGCGGAGGCCGAATCGGTCATGCTGTACCCCAACATCCCCGAAGGGAAGAAGATCCGCTTCGGCAAGGACATAGAGGAAATTTTCAAATCTGGTCTGCAGGGCAGACCATTGATGATGGGGACGGACATCATAGTCCCCAACGTGGCGCTGATGGGGAACAGGTCCACATTCAATGTCGCATCCACAACCCCCAGAGGTCCGGTTATCGTCACCAAGAAGACGAAGTTCACTGTCAAGGACATGGCCCAGAAGCAGACCGAGAGGACTGCAAGAGGGAAGGTCACGTACGATGACGTCGGAGGACTGGACGACGAGCTTAAGAGGATCAGGGAGATGGTGGAGCTTCCGTTGAAGCACCCGGAGCTCTTCGAGAGGCTCGGGATAGGCGCTCCCAAGGGAGTCCTCCTGTACGGTCCCCCGGGGACCGGAAAGACACTCATAGCGGAGGCTGTGGCCAACGAATCCGGGGCTACCCTGTTCTCGGTCCGCGGACCCGAGATCATCGGACAGTTCTACGGACAGAGCGAGGAAAGGCTGAGGGACATCTTCAAGGAGGCCTCGGACCACACCCCCAGCATAATCTTCCTCGATGAGATAGACTCGATAGCCCCCAACAGGGATTCGGTCGCAGGCGAGGTCGAGAGACGCGTCGTAGCACAGCTCCTGACCCTGATGGACGGACTCGGTGACAGAGGGAATGTCATAGTCGTTGCAGCCACGAACAGGGAGGATTCGATCGATTCCGCCCTCAGGAGACCAGGAAGGTTCGACAGGGAGATCGAGATAGGCATACCGGGACGCAAAGCGCGCTGCGACATACTGAATGTCCACCTGAGGGACATGCCGTTGACTGAAGATGTGTCCGTGGACGCTCTGGCAGGACTTACGCAGGGATTCGTCGGTGCCGATCTCGCTGCATTGTGCAGAGAGGCCGCGATGAAATGCGTCAGGTCTCACATGAAAGATCTGGACCTGGACAAGCCCATCCCGATGGACGTCCTCGAGGACATGAAGGTCACGCTGAACGACTTCAAGGATGCACTCACCGAAGTGGAGCCCAGCGGAATGAGGGAGGTCCTGGTGGAGATCCCCAAGGTAACATGGGAAGACGTGGGCGGACTGGATGATGTCCGCGCCCAGATCGAGGAGGCGTTCATCCCCGAGGAGGGAAACAAATCCTACGAGAGACTGGGCATAGAGCCTGCCAAGGGAGTCCTGCTGTACGGTCCCCCGGGAACCGGTAAGACTCTGATCGCCAAGGCCATCGCCAACGAGGCGGGAGCCAATTTCATCACTGTCAACGGACCCGAGGTTGCAAGCAAATGGCTGGGAGAAAGCGAAAGGGCGATCCGCCAGATCTTCAAGAGGGCCAAACAGATGGCTCCGTGCATCATTTTCTTCGACGAGATAGATTCGATAGCCCCGATACGCGGAGGCGAAGATGGATCCTCGTGGGAGAGGGTCGTAGCACAGATGCTCACATCAATGGATGGCGTCGAGAGCCTGAACAACGTCATGGTCATGGCCGCCACCAACCGCCCGGACATGATCGATCCCGCACTGCTGAGGCCTGGAAGATTCGACAAGCTCGTCCTCGTTGGAAAGCCCGATGAGAAAGCACGCTGGCACATCCTCAAGGTCCACACCCGCAAGATGCCTCTGAAGGATGTCGATCTAGAATTCGTAGCATCGAAGACCGACGGCTATGTCGGGGCGGATCTCGCAGCGCTCTGCAGGGAAGCGGGATTGGTTGCATATCGCGAGGACCATGATTCCGAGTATATCACCATGGACCATTTCATGGCAGCTTTGGAGAAGATTTCACCCTCCGTGGATTCCAATATGTTCGCCAACTACGAGAAGATGGGCAAGGACATCAAGAAACGCCGTGCATCTTGGGATAACATACCGTTCTACGGCTGA
- a CDS encoding tRNA uridine(34) 5-carboxymethylaminomethyl modification radical SAM/GNAT enzyme Elp3 has product MDERIVSLSEEIIAAVKSQTVKDRDELQNFKLKLCKKYGLEQVPMNSEILANVLPEDRKLLTPYLIKKPMRTMSGVAVVAVMSSPFDCPHGKCAYCPGGVANNSPQSYTGKEPAARRAGRNDFDPYRQVMDRITQLTEIGHQTDKIDLIIMGGTFTCRDPEYQEWFVRRCFDAMNGVDSLTLGEAQALNELSDHRCVGLTVETRPDVFDNAQIERSMRLGATRVELGVQILDDDILDHVDRGHRTDAVRDCTKRCKDHGLKVCYHLMPGLPGSSPEHDLECFRKVFDSSDYRPDMLKFYPTLVVEGTKVLDWWKEGSYKPLDTEEAVDLLCRMKETVPEYVRIQRIQRDIPVPQITAGILKSNIRQLVAEEMERRGRPCRCIRCREVGHRGITLDDPDKVQLKITEYDASGGKEYFVAMEYEDSIVGYVRVRIDSNPVATIRELKVFGKIVSIGEDGEDWQHRGYGKSLVREAERIAKDNGKSGIRVTSGVGVRQYYASLGFAKELPYMQKGL; this is encoded by the coding sequence ATGGATGAGCGCATCGTCTCTTTGTCCGAGGAGATCATCGCAGCGGTGAAGAGCCAGACTGTCAAGGATCGTGACGAGCTTCAGAACTTCAAACTCAAACTCTGCAAGAAGTACGGCCTCGAACAGGTCCCTATGAACTCCGAGATATTGGCGAACGTCCTACCGGAAGACCGCAAGCTTCTCACACCCTATCTGATCAAGAAACCGATGCGCACCATGAGCGGAGTGGCCGTGGTCGCTGTCATGTCCTCACCGTTCGACTGTCCTCACGGGAAGTGTGCGTACTGTCCCGGAGGGGTAGCGAACAATTCTCCCCAGTCGTATACAGGTAAGGAACCTGCAGCAAGGCGTGCTGGAAGGAACGATTTCGATCCGTACAGACAGGTCATGGACCGGATAACGCAGCTGACTGAGATCGGCCACCAGACCGACAAGATAGATCTCATCATAATGGGAGGGACGTTCACCTGCAGGGATCCTGAATACCAGGAATGGTTCGTGAGGAGATGCTTCGATGCCATGAACGGCGTGGATTCACTCACTCTAGGCGAGGCTCAGGCTCTAAATGAGCTCTCAGATCACAGATGCGTCGGATTGACAGTGGAGACCCGTCCGGACGTCTTCGACAATGCTCAGATAGAGCGTTCCATGAGACTCGGGGCAACAAGGGTGGAACTAGGAGTGCAGATCCTGGACGATGATATCTTGGACCATGTCGACCGTGGCCACCGCACCGACGCAGTCCGCGACTGCACCAAGAGGTGCAAGGACCACGGACTGAAGGTATGTTACCATCTCATGCCTGGACTTCCGGGCTCATCGCCGGAGCACGATCTGGAGTGCTTCCGTAAGGTATTCGATTCGTCTGACTACCGTCCGGACATGCTGAAGTTCTATCCTACACTTGTCGTCGAGGGGACCAAGGTGCTGGATTGGTGGAAGGAAGGCTCGTACAAGCCACTGGATACCGAAGAGGCCGTCGATCTCCTGTGCAGGATGAAGGAGACCGTACCGGAGTACGTCAGGATTCAGCGCATCCAGAGGGACATCCCCGTTCCTCAGATCACCGCAGGGATCTTGAAGAGCAACATCCGCCAGCTGGTGGCCGAGGAGATGGAGAGGCGCGGAAGACCGTGCAGGTGCATACGCTGCAGGGAGGTAGGGCACAGGGGAATCACCCTCGACGATCCTGACAAAGTGCAGCTCAAGATCACAGAGTATGACGCCAGCGGAGGAAAGGAGTACTTCGTCGCCATGGAATACGAGGATTCCATAGTTGGTTATGTAAGGGTCAGGATAGATTCGAATCCTGTGGCCACGATCAGGGAGCTGAAGGTATTCGGAAAGATCGTATCCATAGGCGAGGACGGAGAGGACTGGCAGCACAGAGGATACGGCAAATCCCTCGTACGTGAGGCCGAGCGCATCGCCAAAGATAATGGGAAATCGGGGATACGTGTGACCAGCGGTGTGGGAGTCAGGCAGTATTATGCATCGCTGGGGTTCGCCAAGGAATTGCCGTATATGCAGAAGGGCCTTTGA